The Globicephala melas chromosome 13, mGloMel1.2, whole genome shotgun sequence genome includes a region encoding these proteins:
- the CMKLR1 gene encoding chemerin-like receptor 1, with the protein MEDEDNITSLTYEYVYSDDFDPIVVLEEFSPLEGRVVRIFLVVVYSIICFLGILGNGLVIIIATCKMKKTVNTVWFLNLAVADFLFNVFLPIHITYAAMDYHWVFGTAMCKISNFLLIHNMYTSVFLLTVISSDRCISVLLPVWSQNHRSVRLAYMACMIIWVLAFFLSSPSLIFRDTAHVHGKISCFNNFSLSATSSSSWPTHPQVDAVGFGRHVAVTITRFLCGFLTPMLVITACYVTIVCKLRRNRLAKTKKPFKVIVTIIITFFLCWCPYHTLYLLELHHSAMPGSVFSLGVPLATAIAIANSCMNPILYVFVGQDFKKFKVALFSRLVHALSEDTGHSSYPSHRSFTKMSSMNERETSML; encoded by the coding sequence ATGGAGGATGAGGATAACATCACCTCCCTCACCTATGAGTACGTGTACTCTGATGACTTCGACCCCATCGTGGTTTTGGAGGAGTTCTCTCCCCTGGAAGGCAGGGTGGTCAGGATCTTCCTGGTGGTGGTCTACAGCATCATCTGTTTCCTCGGGATCCTGGGCAACGGCTTGGTGATCATCATCGCCACCTGCAAGATGAAGAAGACGGTGAACACCGTCTGGTTCCTCAATCTGGCCGTCGCGGATTTCCTGTTCAACGTCTTCCTCCCCATCCACATCACCTACGCCGCCATGGACTACCACTGGGTGTTCGGCACAGCCATGTGCAAGATCAGCAACTTCCTGCTCATCCACAACATGTACACCAGCGTCTTCCTGCTCACTGTCATCAGCTCCGACCGCTGCATCTCCGTGCTCCTCCCCGTCTGGTCCCAGAACCACCGCAGCGTCCGGCTGGCTTACATGGCCTGCATGATCATCTGGGTCCTGGCTTTCTTCTTGAGTTCCCCATCCCTCATCTTCCGGGACACAGCCCACGTGCACGGGAAAATATCCTGCTTTAACAACTTCAGCCTGTCTGCCACCAGCTCTTCCTCGTGGCCCACTCATCCCCAAGTGGACGCTGTGGGCTTTGGCCGGCACGTGGCGGTGACCATCACCCGCTTCCTCTGTGGCTTCCTGACCCCGATGCTCGTCATCACCGCCTGCTACGTCACCATCGTCTGCAAGCTGCGGCGCAACCGCCTGGCCAAGACTAAGAAGCCCTTCAAGGTCATCGTGACCATCATTATCACCTTCTTCCTCTGCTGGTGCCCCTACCACACGCTGTACCTTCTGGAGCTCCATCACAGCGCCATGCCTGGCTCCGTCTTCAGCCTGGGTGTGCCCCTGGCCACTGCCATCGCCATTGCCAACAGCTGCATGAAtcccattctctacgtcttcgTGGGTCAGGACTTCAAGAAGTTCAAGGTGGCCCTCTTCTCCCGTCTGGTCCATGCTCTGAGTGAGGACACAGGCCACTCCTCCTATCCCAGCCACAGAAGTTTCACCAAGATGTCATCCATGAACGAGAGGGAGACCAGCATGCTCTGA